GTGCGATCGAGCGCATGTTGCGTGCGGTGCCCTTGTGCCCGAGCCGGCGCTCGATCAGTCGCGGATGCAGCTTGCTGTCAGCCGCTCCATCGCCAAAATCGATATGGAGCGCCCGGTCGCCGAGCGCGAGGCGCTCGTTCGGCCGGACCCGATGGTCGGTCGCCAGCGCATCGAACTGCTCGGCCGTCGGCTGCCCGTCGAGGAACATCGTGTGGACGATCCTGTCCTCGTTCGTGCCCGCAAACGGATTTCCGGCGATGGCCGCGGCAAGCTCGTCGCGGCTGCGCACCAGCGCCGCGCTCGTCATGTCGAAACGATCCTCGACCATCATCGACAATTTCTCCTCGAGCCCGCGCGTCGGCCGCGCGTCATGGTCGAACAGCACATTGCCGCTGGCCACGACGGTTTCGACGTTGCGAAAGCCCTCGGCCTCGAACGCCGCGCGCAGGTCGGCCATCGTCAGCCGGTTGCCGCCGACGTTGATGCTTCCGAACAATGCCACATAGCGAGCCATGCCGGCACCTCCCGATCCGCGCGGAGCGGACGCCCGTTAGAGCGTCCGTTCGCGCAGTTCGACTTCGAAGACTTCGAGGTGGTCGCCCGCCTTGATGTCGTTGGTATCCGCCAGCACGACACCGCATTCCAGACCGGCGCGCACTTCGGCGACATCGTCCTTGAAGCGGCGGAGCGACGAGATGGTCGTTGCCGAGATGATGACATCCTCGCGCGTGAGACGGGCATGAAGGCCCTTGCGGATGACGCCTTCGAGCACGAGAAGGCCCGCGGCCTTGTCGCGCTTGCCGGCCGGGAACACGTCCTTGACCTCGGCGCGGCCGACGACATTTTCGATGCGCTCCGGACCCAGCTCGCCCGCCATCTCCTTCGCCACTTCGGCGGTCAGGTGATAGATGACGTCATAGTACATGAAGCGCACTTTTTCGCGGTTCGCAATCTCGCGCGCCTTGGCGTTCGGACGGACGTTGAAGCCGATGATCGGCGCCCCGGTCGAAGCCGCACGCGTCACGTCGCTCTCGGTGATCGCACCGGCGCCCGACAGGAGCACGCGCACGCGGATCTCGTCGGTCGACAGCTTGTTCAGCGCATTGACGATCGCCTCGACGCTGCCCTGCACATCGCCTTTGACGATGACCGGATATTCGATGACGTTCGCCTTGTCGGCGAGCGCCTCGAACATGCCTTCGAGGCTGACCGGCGCCTGGACGGTGCGCTTGCGGGTCGCCTGTTCCTGACGATAGGTCGCGACCTCGCGGGCGCGGGCCTCATTCTCGACGACGGTGAGCGTATCGCCCGCCATCGGGACGCCGCCAAGGCCAAGAACCTCGACCGGCATCGACGGCGTTGCCTGCTTGATCTGCTTGCCATGATCGTCGACGAGCGCACGCACGCGGCCGCTTTCGGCGCCGCAGACGAAGATATCGCCGACCTTCAAAGTACCACGGCGGACCAGGATCGTCGCGACGGGGCCGCGGCCCTTGTCCAGCTTCGCCTCGATCACCGTGCCTTCGGCGGCGCGATCGGGGTTGGCTTTCAGCTCCATGATTTCGGCCTGCACCGCAATCGCGTCGAGCAGCTTGTCGAGGCCGGTCTTCTTCAGCGCCGACACTTCGACATTCTGCACGTCGCCGCCCATTTCCTCGACCACCAGCTCATGTTCGAGCAGACGTTCGCGGACACGCTGCGGATTGGCGCCTTCCTTGTCGACCTTGTTGATCGCAACGATGATCGGCACGCCGGCCGCCTTCGCATGGTTGATCGCCTCGATCGACTGCGGCTTCAGGCCGTCATCGGCCGCCACCACAAGGATGACGATGTCGGTGACGTTGGCACCGCGCTGGCGCATCTCGGTAAAGGCTTCGTGGCCCGGCGTATCGAGGAAGGTGATAACGCTGCCGTCCTTCGCCTTCACCTGATAGGCACCGATATGCTGCGTAATGCCGCCGGCTTCGCCCGCCTGAACATTCGCACCGCGGAGCGCGTCGAGCAGGCTGGTCTTGCCGTGATCGACGTGACCCATGATCGTGACGACCGGTGCGCGCGGCTTGAGATGCGCGGCGTCGTCGACATCTTCGTCGTGACGAATGTCGATGTCGCCTTCGCTGACGCGCTTGATCTCATGCCCGAACTCGGTGACGAGCAGTTCGGCCGTATCCTGGTCGATCGTCTGGTTGATCGTGACGGGCATGCCCATCTTGAACAGTGCCTTGACCAGATCGCTGCCCTTTTCGGCCATGCGGTTCGCCAGATCCTGAACCGTGATGCTTTCGGGCACGACGACTTCGCGGACCTGCTTTTCGCGCGGACCCGACGAGGTCATGTGCGAACGCTTTTCCTTTTCGCGGGCGCGCTTCAGCGCGGCGAGGCTGCGCGCACGTGCGCCCTCGTCATCGTTGAGCGCGCGCGTGACGGTCAGCTTGCCCGACTGGCGGCGATTGTCGGTGCCGCGGTTCGCCTTCGGCTCGGGACGCTTGGGTTCGGGGCGCTTCGGCGCTTCGACAGGCGTGAAACGGCGCGGCGCCGGAGCGGCGCTGGTCGTCGCCGGACGCGGCGCTGCAGGAGCGGCTTCGCTCTGCGGCTCGGCAGCGGCAGCGGCTGCGGGCGCTTCGGCAGCGGGTTCGACGGCGGCGGGCGCAGCCGGTGCGGGCTCGGCCGCCTTGGCCGCCGCCTCTTCGACACGGGCTTCGGCGCGGGCCTTTTCTTCCTCGGCAGCGCGGGCGCGCGCGGCTTCGTCGCGGCGGCGATTTTCCTCGAGCGCGGCCATGCGCGCTTCTTCCGCCTCGCGCAGCAACTGCGCCTGACGTTCCTGACGCGACATCAGGCTGTCATTCTCGCTGGCGCGCGGCGGGGCCGGCTTCGGCGCGGGGGCGGGTGCCGGAGCGGGGGCAGGCGCGGGCGCCGGGGCGGCCTCGACCTCTTCGACCTCGGTGGCCGGCGCGGCTTCGCCCGGACGGCCGAGCACGCGGCGACGCTTCACCTCGACCACCACCGTATTGCGGCGGCCGTGGCTGAATTGTTGCTGCACCTGGCCGGCCTCGACCGTCCGCTTAAGCCCCAAGGGCTTGCGGGTAAGGGTCGGCTTGTCCTGTTCGTCGCTCATCTAAACTCTATTTTCCTTCAATACGCGCCCGAAGCGTCGGAAACCGTATCGGAATC
This sequence is a window from Sphingopyxis sp. USTB-05. Protein-coding genes within it:
- a CDS encoding DUF1697 domain-containing protein, which codes for MARYVALFGSINVGGNRLTMADLRAAFEAEGFRNVETVVASGNVLFDHDARPTRGLEEKLSMMVEDRFDMTSAALVRSRDELAAAIAGNPFAGTNEDRIVHTMFLDGQPTAEQFDALATDHRVRPNERLALGDRALHIDFGDGAADSKLHPRLIERRLGHKGTARNMRSIARIIAKLDEEAKG
- the infB gene encoding translation initiation factor IF-2 is translated as MSDEQDKPTLTRKPLGLKRTVEAGQVQQQFSHGRRNTVVVEVKRRRVLGRPGEAAPATEVEEVEAAPAPAPAPAPAPAPAPKPAPPRASENDSLMSRQERQAQLLREAEEARMAALEENRRRDEAARARAAEEEKARAEARVEEAAAKAAEPAPAAPAAVEPAAEAPAAAAAAEPQSEAAPAAPRPATTSAAPAPRRFTPVEAPKRPEPKRPEPKANRGTDNRRQSGKLTVTRALNDDEGARARSLAALKRAREKEKRSHMTSSGPREKQVREVVVPESITVQDLANRMAEKGSDLVKALFKMGMPVTINQTIDQDTAELLVTEFGHEIKRVSEGDIDIRHDEDVDDAAHLKPRAPVVTIMGHVDHGKTSLLDALRGANVQAGEAGGITQHIGAYQVKAKDGSVITFLDTPGHEAFTEMRQRGANVTDIVILVVAADDGLKPQSIEAINHAKAAGVPIIVAINKVDKEGANPQRVRERLLEHELVVEEMGGDVQNVEVSALKKTGLDKLLDAIAVQAEIMELKANPDRAAEGTVIEAKLDKGRGPVATILVRRGTLKVGDIFVCGAESGRVRALVDDHGKQIKQATPSMPVEVLGLGGVPMAGDTLTVVENEARAREVATYRQEQATRKRTVQAPVSLEGMFEALADKANVIEYPVIVKGDVQGSVEAIVNALNKLSTDEIRVRVLLSGAGAITESDVTRAASTGAPIIGFNVRPNAKAREIANREKVRFMYYDVIYHLTAEVAKEMAGELGPERIENVVGRAEVKDVFPAGKRDKAAGLLVLEGVIRKGLHARLTREDVIISATTISSLRRFKDDVAEVRAGLECGVVLADTNDIKAGDHLEVFEVELRERTL